The sequence ATACTTTgatgttacaattttaactCTCTTTAATCAAGTATATCATCATTTCATTCAATTGGAGTTCACCATGCCCCTTTATGTTTTCCCTCTTCACTGTTGCTTATACAAATTTTATCTGGCATGAGATTCCACTGATATTTGGACTTATTTCTCTggattttcttttcattttatgaaaCTCTCTCTCTTTAGCGTACCCGTTACCGAGTTGCTCGGTTTCATGTGCAGATTGCTAGTTTCATCAAGACCCATATATTTAGTCGTCGGAGACCAATCGATGGGTGGAAATACATGATAGAGGAATTTGGGCCAAACGCCAAGAAAGGGAAAGGTAGTGTTTCAAGATTGCCTAGTCTTTCTGATTCTTCCACCCAACCCTTCAAGGAGGAAAAAGTTGCAGCCTCCCCTTCTCTCACACCCTTGAAGAGGATTTAACTCTTTGAAAGCTACTTCTTGGACCATCTGTGACTTAAAAAAGCTTGCAACCATTAGAAAAGCCATCTCATGCTCTCCAAGTATAATGTTATGTTGGTCATGTTGATGTTTGTAAGTAGTGATTCTAATCTGAGTATTCTTGCCTGATATATCATGAAGCAAAATGAGAGTCTTGCACTTGTTTCTAGGGGTGCCTATTGAGGGCCGAAAAACTGAAACGACCAACTGAAACCGATTGAACTGAAGTTGGTGGGTTGGTTTGGCACCAACGACATTTGTTCCTTGCATTTTAAAAACTGACTGTTTGGTCGGTCGGCTACACCGATATGCAAGAAACTTGACCAATCGACCGACTTCtatggtttttaaaaaaatataattatagaaATAAGATTATCTTTAAGTTCTCTCGCACAATGCAGTCCGATTCCCCATCAATCTGTTCTGCCGCCACTGTCGCTCGACTCCATTCGTTTCACGCAACCCAactttgaataataataataataataaaaataaagatattattgaatgacaaaatagaaatttgcttggtaattattttagatgaaaattttatattattaaaattgattttgaatgattaaaaatattttataagtaattttaaaattaataaaaatgaatttactCTTGAAAATCTCTGTACGATCTTTCTAAATGGAATAAATGCCAGCATTTTGAGATTTGTATCTAAGTTAATTTAAGGTGAATAAACTATGTGCTCACATTTCAGTTTTCACTTTTCTTTTCGAAAGCTATAGGTTTGATATTTAACTACCATAGGttagtttaataattaatagtcaaTTTAAGGAtatgtttgatttaattttttcaggtttaattttaaaaataaattatttttttaaaaaaatttaaatatttgacaaccattcaaaatagattttgaaacaatttttaagtattttaaataaaaatgatttgatagtttaaataaaattatttttttcaaaaagcatTTTCTCCGATCAATCCAAACATGCTCTAAGTCTTAAAGAGCTTAAAAGAAATGAGTGTTAAAACTTAATATCTTGAATTTTCTTTGTAACAATTTTCAATAGGGTAGGTGAGATTAGTTGAGATAAATGCAAGTAAGAAGGTAAAGATGGTTTAATCATTTATCTATGTTTAAGTTGATAAAACTCTAGAGAACAATTACATAGATGCAGTAAGACGAGAAATATCGACAAAATATGGTGGACTAAAGACCAATGAGAACTTTATTGGTTTTAGAGTGAAGATGGAGAGAATCAAACCTTCGATCTCTTGAATAATGACTTATACTTTCTCGAGCTGCTAACCACAGTTTGAAAGCATATGAAAGTCAAACACCACCAAATTCAATAGCTAACCTTGCGTTACTTCTATTTTTCTACCTTTATTAGTGACTGAAAAAAGAAACTAACAAATAACCTTAAAAAAACTGTAGTATTAGATGGGGATTGCTTGACATTCATCCCAATGAAGCAAAACCATGATTATAAACATTGCACTTTTGCTGCTCTATAACTGAAGATAAGATTTGGATCAATAAATAATATACATGTAAACCAAATACTATTCAGCATTGGACCCTTACTAATTCATAACACGTTGAGGAGTGATTCTAAgatggttaaaatcacttttgtcatttttaaaaccACTCAAAAATTACCTTttatcattcaaaatcaattttaatagtataaGAAATGCTttgttaaatattaaattaattttaagtgatTAAAAGTGTGTTTCAGAGTGATTTTAAGTacgacaaaagtgattttaaacattttagaaTTACTCCTACACATGCAGTCAAGTAACTCtgtatacctaatgcaacattcTCCCAACAGACCCAAACCAATACCATTTGTCCGAATGGAGTAGCTTAGAAGGCAGCTGAACTAGTTCTACGCAGCTGATACTTCGGTTCCAAGATTGGTTCGCTTTGCATCGTGTTCTCGAATTCCTACTTGGTTAGACAAAACAGGGTCAGTGGTTGGAAGAACAGAGGCATTTAGCTCATTGAGATGGAAAGAGAGAACCAGGTAGAAGGATCATTCGAAGATAAAAGAACAAAGATGAAAGATAACAGGAACAATTCAAAACTATACATGGAAcagatatttatatatattggtCAAACAAAAAACAGGATCTAGTTCATCAATcaagaaaaattacaaataagaagaaatataattacatttcaTCTAAGCAAACATTGGATATCATATAAGGGAACTGAGAGTTGAAACCAAACCGAGACTGAGATGAATTGAAAACTAAGAACACATCCTCTTTTTGCACATTGAATTGAATTGTAGCCCATACATCAGAATGTGAATACTGTTTTCTACAAATATGCTTTATCCacttagtttctaaattttaaaaagtttaattatgcCTATGACTTCTATTAAGTTACTGTCATTAACAACCTTATGATTATACTAAGCTAATTAGaataatgttggaaaattttgtATCAGGTGACAAACGAATGGCAGAAACGTGGAATACTATTTTGACAAGTCCATTATTTAATCCTCATTCAATATTCCATTGTTTCTTTTCTCTGCTTCATAAACCCTATAGGATTGCCATTACAGCAATAGTCCATAGAACTCAAGACTCTGGACAGTGTCTAACCAAAAACTTGGAACAAATACTTTTTCAgggaaaaatacctttttggtctctgagttttgaagaatgagtGCATTTAGTGCCTCGTGTTTCAAATTAGCCCTTTTGGACCTGAGTTTTCaagaataggtttaaaaggttcctccattttttttattttttatttttattttatttattattgttttttttttttaagaaaaaccattcaatttaaaaagaaaatttgataaaTAGCTTACATGGAAAGTTGattgggaaaaaaatatatatttttaattttttttctttctctctcctccCTCTCATCCTCTCTCATTCTCTTCCCACTTTGTTCTCTCTCCTTCCTCTCCACTCCGATACATATTccaaaaattcaagaaaaagaaACCTCAATCTAAAACTCCATCTAATCACCTCCCCAATCTCCTAAAAGAGATCAAAACCTTCACTTATCGAAAACCTAAATTATTTCATTCAAGAATGGCATATGGTGGTTGGGAAAATGTGAATCTGTAAGTGGGGTTTCCATAAAATGCAAGAAAAAGGAGAACTTAAATTGTAAGGGGGGGTGGGTTTCCATAATCTTAAGTGGAAGTTacaaaacttaattatatataattccTTGTAGGTATATATTTAGTTTAACATAGCCATGGTGCATTAGGAAGATGAGGGAGATGGCACCTATGCGACTTTCTGTTgagattgtttagaaaaaaataaattggaaagattTGGTAATGGTAATGGAGATGGAGGAAAGAGACCACTCGAATGAGAGAGAAAGACATAGGATGATGAGGGAGGAGATGGAAcaagagagaggagagagaaaaaaggaaaatattaaaaaaatatattctttcCATGTCATCTTGCCATGTCAAGATCTACAActctttttaaattaagtttaaagttttttcttttaatcctATTCTTGAAGACTCAAGGACCAAAATAGCCAATTTGAAATATGAGGGACTAAATTCAcgtattcttcaaaactcagggatcaaaaatgtatttttcccTACTTTTTAAGTCACTAAATTTTTAGTATAGTTTTCCTTTGGTTTCTAGATCTTAAATTGTGTTACCTCTAACTTTTGAGTTTGTTTCCATGTGGTCTCTAGATTTTACACTTTTACCCTTGAGTAATTGATGTTCACTTTTGTTTCTTGAGGTTAactatcaattaattaattttaagtaattATGATATgaattttacaattaattttaatagtgatggaaaattaatgaaaacatatttaattataattaatttaatttctttgaataaaattaatagaaaattaatCAAAAGTGGGTATTAGTGAAACTCAAGAGTAAAGATGTAAACTTTTGATGCctatggaccaaattgaaattaaacttaaaactcaagagtaaaattttaaaattttgaaacttatgaaccaaatgaaaattaaactcaaaacttaaggataCATGtgcaacattttgaaatctagacaCCAAAAGAAAACTATACTAAAAAACTTAGGACCATAAAGATATTTCCCCCCAAAAAATTTTGTCTTCTTTGGACACTTCTGCTTTTAATCTTCGATAGATCGCCCTCTAGTGCAACTTTAGCAGCTGTGAAAATGGTGAACAGTAACTTTACCCAAAAATTCACCTTTCCCTGAACTTGTATTCTTCCTACGAATTCTCTCCACTTTAGAATCAGTTCTCAGCCTCGCCATTATATTCCAGGATTTGATATTTTGACCCTATTAATCACAGTGATAGTTCTTTGGTACTCTCCACATACAGTATTACGTGATTGCagaataaatttctttttccatccaATTCTGAAAACggtaaatttcttttttctccatATATGCTGAAGTTTGATTTGTGCCCCTTTTGACTCCCAAAaatgctttttctttttcttaagaaATGAAAGAACATACACAGGTATGCTAACTATTGTTTTGTTCAACAACTCCCATGTTCCGGGGGAAATCTCCACACCGATTTCAACAAAAGTGCCTCATTTCTGTTCCTACTATCACCACTGCCTAGAGATGAAAGAAATCAATGTATTTTCAGGGGGAGCTCGTTCGTGTTTTGCAACTTTTGAATCAGCTCATTTAAAAAGTTTTCCTCTTGGTGTTCTTTTACAAAAGGATTCAAGGGGTTTTCTATTCAAGATATTAATCGTAGTTGGGAGAATTTTATTGtttcttcttgttcttttattgtttttctcattttttcctTATGTTTCTTCTGTTACTGTTGTTATTTGGAATTGTTCTCTTATGTTCTTTACGTGTTTTCTTTCTTAACGTTGTATCTTGGAGCATTAGTCTTTTTTCATTCTCTTTGTGAAAAGTGTGGTatcgttacttttttttttttggagaaaaaaaaaccctGCAGGTATTCCATGTTACCTAGGGTAAGGAAGTTGTCCCCAAAATAGCAAGAGGAAGAGATGTCCGAATTAAGGTCTTTTGGATTCTATCCAATATTTACAGACCACAAGGAGAAGAGTCCAAAGAGAATTTGCAAGGAGATGGCTTTACAAAGACCGTGCACTCTCTGGTCAAATGCTCAAGCAAAGAAGAATAGAGAGTTCCCAGGAAATCCACATTCCACGATCTGCCATCGGCCTTATCAATAAGACTATAACCATCAATCAGAGAGCTTAAAGAGCACCCTTCTTTGGATTTCTCTTTCATTTGTACTCCTCCTCAACCCAAGTTCTAACAAACATCAGTGCTATCCCAAAGATCCCCGGTTCTCTCTTTACCAAAATAGGTGGCAACTTAAATCCTTTACTAAAGTGGGACCTTGATAGCTCAAGAATTGTGAGAAGGAAAACTATTGTTATCCTCCCATTCTCAGTTCTAATTTGTAAACATAATCTACAACGGAGACCACCAATTTATAAGCTGACTCAAGGGAAGTCCTTTTTTCTTGTGGCCtactaataattatatgaaacCTCCCGCTTCAAATTTGCATCTACAACTCTATGGAAGTCAATAGATTgataaaaaattgagattgagGAATAAATGTAGGCTAAGACAATCATAGACTTATTCTCATAATGACCACTAGGTAATTATAAGAAACTTCCTGCTTCAAATTAGCTTTCACAATGGTTTCTTAACGAACTACCGTAGACATGAAATGCAATTGTTCCATTGCTCACTCACTGAAAGTCCATAGACTGAGATCATGTTAATATTGAGAATGCATATAGACAAAAACAGCACAAACTTATTCCTTAAGAAAGTGGGTTATTTCATTAATGAATGACTCTTTTGTTACCATAATATTGTCAACTGAAGAATCCAATCATAGAATTTTTATTGAAACTTAAAAAGTCATTAAATCAAGCAGGCATATGAGTGCATGATCACACAACAATTCACATGCAAAAAAATCATTCACCTTCTCTTTCTTGAGCTTTAAATTCTCCTCTTCAAGACGTGAGACCTTGTTCACCAATTCATTATGGTAGGCCTACATTTGGATCACTGGATCAGCTATCGAGATTAACAAACGAGAAACATATGAGAAATAAATAGTCCTCTAGAGGAAAAGTTTCCAAAATAATGACCTGTTTTCTGGCTCGAGAGCGAGCCGCAGACTCCCtattcttgatttttctctttAGCCTCCGCTCCATAGTCTTCTCAGGTGTGTCTGAGGGATCCCTTCTCCGTTTTGGTGTCGTTGTATCTGATTGTGTGCCTAGTGAAGGGGTTGATGACAACAAGCCCATTTTCTGTGAAAAATTCCTCTCTGCCAATGCCATAGTATCAATGGCATCCAAGCCCATAATGGAACTTGGAGAAGCCTCAGCATAAATCCCTGCTTGTATCAAGAAATCCTCTAAAGTCACCTCACCAAGTATAATCTCACTATGCTCACTGTTCAAATCTTcacgattttttttcttctgccCATGTTGAATCTCCCTCCACACATCATCAACAGTCTTCCCACTCAATGCTCTGGCCAGTGAGAAACTGGCCTGACGTTGGAGAGAATATACTGAAGAGGAACTCTCACTCTCCATTCCCATGGATTGGTTGGCTTCAGTTGTCCAGATGTTATGAAGAAGCTCATCAAGGTTCATGCTGCCTAATGGCTTTCCCATTTCACCTAACTGGTTTTTAACCTCTTCAAGAGTAAGACCGTACCATGAGTTTTGCCTTGTCAATGGGGCAGGTTGTAAATGAGATTGTTGGCCGTTCAATTGAGAACCCATCGTCTGAATCCCCATTCACAACGCTTTCAAAACCAACCTTGAGGTTTGATCTATCAtcatgagaatcaaatttttaacTCTTAGTCATATACTAATTACACCCATCACTTATCAACCAGGTTTAccttgcaattttttttttctttttttataagaaaccaACATTCATTGAGAAAGATGAGTGGATATACAAGagcataacaaaaacaaaaaaaaaaaaacaaaaaaaaaacaaaacaaaacaaaacaacccTCACGcccaattacaaattacaaagaGTGGCTTCAATCCAAAAGAatcatattaatcatattatatatatgtgcatatataaatatatatttggatAGAAATAACAACTTTCATtcagaaaaaatgaaagaatac comes from Benincasa hispida cultivar B227 chromosome 2, ASM972705v1, whole genome shotgun sequence and encodes:
- the LOC120071145 gene encoding ABSCISIC ACID-INSENSITIVE 5-like protein 2, with the protein product MGIQTMGSQLNGQQSHLQPAPLTRQNSWYGLTLEEVKNQLGEMGKPLGSMNLDELLHNIWTTEANQSMGMESESSSSVYSLQRQASFSLARALSGKTVDDVWREIQHGQKKKNREDLNSEHSEIILGEVTLEDFLIQAGIYAEASPSSIMGLDAIDTMALAERNFSQKMGLLSSTPSLGTQSDTTTPKRRRDPSDTPEKTMERRLKRKIKNRESAARSRARKQAYHNELVNKVSRLEEENLKLKKEKEFENTMQSEPILEPKYQLRRTSSAAF